One Saccharomyces eubayanus strain FM1318 chromosome VIII, whole genome shotgun sequence genomic window carries:
- a CDS encoding nucleotide diphosphatase has product MSTDSQLPSGIIDSLCLKYDIILASSSPRRYEILHDIMGITDLKTMVSTFEEDLDKTKYSIDPIGYVRDTSWCKAQSIIEILTDYENEETYQMGKPKLIVCADTIIIDKDGKIYEKPKTKEVQTRFLMKFCYEDDEPVNVVTAVTLIKWYSKENFELVPFQDETKVYFDNKVPLEVLKEYVKSGDGLNVGGGFKIQGRSAIFIEKIEGDYYNVVGLPLNKTFKGLYAEASVV; this is encoded by the coding sequence ATGTCCACTGATAGCCAATTACCATCTGGCATAATAGATTCTCTATGTTTGAAGTATGACATTATTTTGGCTAGCTCTTCTCCCCGAAGATATGAAATCTTACATGATATAATGGGAATCACTGATTTAAAAACAATGGTTTCTACATTCGAAGAAGACCTTGATAAAACCAAATACTCTATAGACCCAATTGGATATGTTCGGGATACCAGCTGGTGCAAAGCGCAAAGcattattgaaattttgactGACTACGAGAACGAGGAAACATATCAAATGGGCAAACCCAAGCTCATTGTATGTGCGGATACAATCATTATAGACAAAGACGGAAAGATCTATGAGAAGCCTAAGACGAAAGAAGTTCAAACGAGATTCTTAATGAAGTTTTGCtatgaagatgacgaacCTGTTAACGTTGTCACAGCTGTGACCTTGATAAAATGGTACAGTAAGGAGAATTTTGAATTGGTACCATTTCAAGATGAGACCAAGGTATACTTCGATAACAAGGTTCCATTAGAAGTATTGAAAGAGTACGTAAAGAGCGGAGATGGTCTTAACGTTGGTGGCGGATTCAAGATACAAGGACGGAGTGCTATATTTATTGAGAAAATTGAAGGTGATTATTATAACGTAGTTGGGCTGCCCCTTAACAAGACATTCAAAGGTCTCTATGCGGAGGCTAGTGTagtataa
- the AZF1 gene encoding Azf1p, whose product MDGPKQELIGNNTGHSSNTRLTDPDTEKLLAMPPPSAQFLSSSQTGQNQNQNHALGHAEEQRQDHGQGPTPAQNQGQQQQSHLQQQQPRNESISYYTNFNQPRYSTDASITSFLNISDNVAGTGAPSTGGTFSNLPRLSTSSTHQAPDLSQIGRGFSIVNNLFPQQLQQQHLQQQLQQQQQQQQPQQQPPFKTPSFSTGLTGNSSQFQFLQKSDGSSQPTSKRNSVYLGPNDGADFEFFNMQQSQQSQFQPSSRRESNAMRPPLLIPTTNAKIQSSGSNANGNINVNADYDSFFNGNTNSNSSNPNQNPYFLSSRNNSMKFNPEDFDFQFKRRNSSVRGTLDHGNQNAFIPESRLNSLTVSSKPSNGPAANSDTIIDNTNDSKSNEITNEDGNNNNNTNMKHDDNDNDDSSINPTSSTNIPNQDDHNLVSANNASNSRKDLKEIEQRLRKHLNDEDSYSSTIARPLDKNSEIVENNERLDQHVDESSMQTDVNKKMKKDESAVFIKNEVPRNDSSITKGNPVSDESASIIHFSGKEPPMTDMASISDEPANLIGATKVDQLMLIIQARKKGFTEKVNTTQDGDLLFNQTMDILPPKNELVGGVEKPKGVHNTRTIKKHECPYCHRLFSQATHLEVHVRSHIGYKPFACDYCGKRFTQGGNLRTHERLHTGEKPYSCDICDKKFSRKGNLAAHLVTHQKLKPFVCKLENCDKTFTQLGNMKAHQNRFHKETLNALTAKLADMNPSENIPHEERQLLEYFASIYKNSNRGIKGRGKGVGTKKSTISSPESHSASIILSANTNANNAITAESTDNINNPEGNIESNNNNSGSNTLISPTQKDMGTLQSQYVHSNFNNSMNSSNPSNQPIINYNYTTLPHSRLGSSSSSNTNNNNNNNLPVASVGPAPGVLLAPAANNDFGFNLEQSTDNGRSQQEQVRFKNINYKS is encoded by the coding sequence ATGGATGGGCCCAAACAGGAACTAATTGGGAACAACACTGGACATTCGAGCAATACACGTCTGACAGATCCGGATACTGAAAAACTACTAGCCATGCCTCCTCCATCTGCGCAGTTTCTGAGCAGTTCGCAAACGggacaaaatcaaaatcaaaaccaCGCATTAGGCCATGCTGAGGAGCAGCGCCAGGACCATGGACAGGGACCGACCCCTGCTCAGAACCAAGGCCAACAGCAACAATCACACctacaacagcaacaaccaAGAAACGAGTCTATTTCATATTACACGAATTTCAACCAGCCACGATACTCTACAGATGCGTCGATtacttcatttttgaacatATCTGACAACGTAGCAGGTACCGGAGCACCCAGTACTGGTGGCACATTTTCGAATCTTCCACGGCTTTCTACCTCCAGTACTCATCAAGCGCCAGACCTGTCTCAGATCGGACGCGGCTTTTCCATTGTAAACAACCTTTTTCCACAACAACTTCAGCAGCAACatctacaacaacaattgcagcaacaacaacaacaacaacaaccacAGCAGCAACCTCCATTCAAAacaccttctttttctacgGGATTAACGGGAAATTCTTCCCAATTCCAGTTTCTACAAAAAAGTGATGGTTCTTCTCAACCAACTTCCAAGAGAAACTCTGTTTATCTTGGACCCAATGATGGAgctgattttgaattttttaacaTGCAGCAATCACAACAATCGCAGTTTCAGCCTAGTAGTAGGAGAGAATCAAATGCAATGAGACCCCCACTTTTAATACCAACTACTAACGCTAAAATTCAATCGAGCGGCTCTAATGCTAACGGAAATATAAACGTAAACGCTGATTAcgattcatttttcaacgGCAATACAAACAGCAATAGCAGCAATCCTAACCAGAATCCATATTTTCTAAGTTCAAGAAATAATTCCATGAAGTTTAATCCagaagattttgatttccagTTCAAAAGGCGGAATTCTTCAGTTAGAGGTACTTTAGATCATGGTAACCAGAACGCCTTCATACCTGAGTCAAGACTAAACTCTCTTACTGTTAGCAGCAAACCCAGCAATGGTCCCGCTGCCAATAGTGATACTATTATCGATAACACAAACGACAGCAAAAGCAACGAAATCACTAATGAAGATggaaataataacaataataccAACATGAAGCacgatgataatgataatgatgacaGTAGTATTAATCCTACATCCAGTACTAATATCCCAAACCAAGATGACCACAACCTTGTTTCCGCCAATAATGCAAGCAATAGCAGAAAAGACTTAAAGGAAATAGAACAGAGACTTCGAAAACATTTAAACGATGAGGATAGTTACTCGAGTACGATAGCAAGACCATTAGATAAAAATTCTGAAATagttgaaaataatgaaagatTGGACCAACATGTGGATGAATCCAGTATGCAAACGGACgtgaacaaaaaaatgaaaaaagatgagTCTGCCGTATTCATTAAGAATGAGGTGCCCCGCAACGattcatcaataacaaAAGGGAACCCAGTATCGGACGAAAGCGCATCAATAATTCACTTTTCTGGCAAAGAACCTCCAATGACTGACATGGCCTCAATAAGTGATGAACCGGCTAACCTGATAGGGGCCACAAAAGTCGATCAATTAATGTTAATCATTCAAGCAAGGAAGAAAGGATTTACTGAAAAGGTGAACACTACACAAGATGGCGACTTATTGTTCAACCAGACAATGGACATATTACCACCCAAAAATGAACTAGTGGGGGGTGtagaaaaaccaaaaggGGTACACAATACACGGACTATTAAGAAACACGAATGTCCTTATTGCCATCGACTTTTCTCACAAGCAACACATTTGGAGGTTCACGTACGTTCTCATATAGGGTACAAACCATTCGCTTGTGATTATTGTGGTAAGCGTTTTACCCAAGGCGGAAATTTAAGAACACATGAGCGATTGCATACTGGTGAGAAGCCATATTCATGTGATATTTGCGATAAAAAGTTTTCGAGAAAAGGGAACTTAGCTGCGCATTTAGTTACtcatcaaaaattgaaaccTTTTGTTTGCAAGTTAGAAAACTGTGATAAGACCTTCACTCAATTAGGTAATATGAAAGCTCATCAAAATAGATTTCATAAAGAAACTTTGAATGCTTTAACAGCCAAATTAGCTGATATGAATCCATCCGAAAATATTCCACATGAGGAACGACAACTATTGGAATACTTTGCATCCATTTataaaaattcaaacagAGGAATCAAAGGTAGGGGAAAAGGTGTAGGAAcgaaaaaatcaacaatCTCCTCACCAGAAAGCCATTCTGCAAGCATAATTCTGAGTGCTAATACGAATGCTAATAATGCTATTACTGCTGAGAGCACtgataatattaataacCCAGAAGGCAACATCGAGagcaacaataacaattCGGGCTCGAATACCTTAATTTCACCTACTCAAAAAGATATGGGAACCCTACAATCCCAATATGTTCACAGCAACTTCAACAATTCTATGAACAGCTCAAACCCCTCTAATCAACCCATAATAAACTACAACTACACTACACTACCTCATTCTAGATTAGGAAGTAGCAGCTCCAGcaatactaataataacaacaacaacaatcttCCTGTTGCATCGGTAGGTCCTGCTCCAGGTGTTTTATTGGCGCCAGCCGCCAATAATGACTTTGGTTTTAACTTGGAACAGTCTACTGATAACGGGAGAtctcaacaagaacaagtcAGATTTAAGAACATCAACTACAAGAGCTAA
- the CEX1 gene encoding COPI-interacting protein CEX1 — protein sequence MNFSSIFKSISNFQFPYTIQETATNETALWQSFDGIRKADSLPVTAFKAKRTPENASLILNAVHKAKILKIPGLCTVLETFDSDPQSTFIVTERVIPFPWDDLSCLSQNKFGIELGISQLLTTLGFLNKFVLGTLSKDSVYINGKGEWVLFGLELFASKEGLSAFEFASKARTYYQLHGSQLPSEDPNTIDSMKLGFLIKDLMGPSSLPKDWVVHVNMILEGRATIESFTKRLENTETWRSNPLINFYQDLKELHIKDPRGKLTVMSNLENLYLESREIFRNLTPGMIENFIIPELCDIIKLLISQSMASTSSNVATDFNASHKLVPFLAIILDLTSETNTFPVGFNDLITQSFKLTDRQVRFLLLIYLPKLIEPLGKSEVSGKIYPHFSQGLTDSDATLRLQTLKTIPCIVPCLTERQLNNELLRFLAKTQVDSDIEIRTWTVIIISKISTILSTSVGNRSNILATAFTKSLKDPQVKPRLAALYGLEKSIELFDVNTIANKILTVIAPGLLDKSPLVRDKAKMLFEMYLSKLEKEAQLIQASDDSSDSRDMKEIDFDTYGCDEEDLNKEDNLLAAQFLNNLRLNSPLAILPNSAADSEVESTWDDNGWGENGDTNDSMTNGRTKASPKSTSRMATATTNTQEVSGKPVKVNKSWNEELNDNDWLQDESDPWNVPEDRPKPQVSVLGKKVAPSVKLSIKKKKTTILAPRGGRTNVTTTATASKASTSNKTTRSEFSSAHNQTTKKASADSWDDGADADPWDTDW from the coding sequence ATGAACTTCTCAAGTATCTTCAAGTCCATTTCTAACTTCCAATTTCCATACACCATCCAGGAAACTGCCACCAATGAAACAGCTCTCTGGCAATCTTTTGATGGAATAAGGAAGGCAGATTCATTGCCCGTGACTGCTTTTAAAGCCAAAAGGACACCAGAAAACGCATCTTTGATCTTGAATGCTGTACACAAGGccaaaattttaaagattCCAGGGCTTTGTACTGTGTTAGAAACATTCGATTCAGATCCTCAATCTACATTCATTGTTACTGAACGAGTTATTCCGTTTCCTTGGGATGATCTGAGCTGCTTATCCCAAAACAAATTTGGTATCGAACTAGGAATATCACAGTTATTAACAACTTTGGgatttttgaacaaatttGTTCTTGGTACACTCTCGAAAGATTCGGTATATATCAATGGTAAGGGAGAGTGGGTATTGTTTGGACTAGAACTCTTTGCAAGCAAGGAGGGTTTAAGTGCTTTTGAGTTTGCTAGCAAAGCTAGAACATATTACCAACTTCATGGCTCACAACTGCCTAGTGAGGATCCAAATACGATTGATTCAATGAAATTGGGTTTCTTGATAAAGGATCTTATGGGtccttcttctcttccaaAGGATTGGGTGGTTCATGTTAATATGATCCTAGAAGGAAGGGCCACGATCGAGAGCTTCACAAAGAGGCTAGAAAATACAGAAACTTGGCGTTCTAATCCTTTGATAAACTTCTATCAAGATTTGAAGGAATTGCATATAAAGGACCCACGTGGAAAATTGACTGTAATGTCAAATTTAGAAAATCTGTACTTGGAGTCAAGAGAGATTTTTCGCAACCTGACACCTGGGATGATcgaaaatttcattattcCAGAGCTATGTGATATCATAAAATTGTTGATATCACAAAGCATGGCTAGCACCAGCAGTAATGTGGCCACAGACTTCAACGCATCACATAAACTTGTACCATTCCTAGCAATAATCTTGGATTTGACTTCAGAAACCAACACTTTCCCAGTTGGATTCAACGATCTTATTACCCAAAGTTTCAAACTAACTGATAGACAAGTAAGATTTCTTCTATTGATATATCTACCTAAACTAATAGAACCATTGGGTAAGTCAGAGGTCTCCGGTAAAATATACCCACATTTCAGTCAGGGTTTAACAGATTCTGATGCCACCCTCAGGTTGCAAACATTAAAGACAATACCATGCATTGTACCATGCTTGACTGAGAGACAGCTGAACAATGAGCTGCTGAGATTTCTTGCGAAGACACAGGTTGATTCCGATATCGAAATTCGAACATGGACTGTCATCATCATAAGCAAAATTTCGACAATACTATCGACTTCTGTTGGTAATCGTTCGAATATCTTGGCTACAGCATTTACTaagtctttgaaagatcCCCAAGTGAAACCGAGATTGGCCGCACTTTATGGGTTAGAGAAATCAATCGAGTTGTTTGATGTGAATACCATCGCCAACAAAATCTTAACGGTTATTGCTCCTGGTTTGTTGGATAAAAGCCCCTTGGTAAGAGATAAAGCAAAAATGTTATTTGAAATGTATCTGAGCAAACTGGAGAAAGAGGCCCAACTGATTCAAGCTAGCGACGATTCTAGCGATTCAAGAGACATGAAGGAAATTGACTTTGACACCTACGGTTgtgacgaagaagatttaaATAAGGAAGATAATCTCCTCGCCGCAcagtttttgaacaatttaCGCTTGAACTCGCCCTTGGCGATATTGCCAAATAGTGCCGCTGACAGCGAAGTCGAATCCACTTGGGATGACAATGGGTGGGGTGAAAACGGTGATACTAACGATTCCATGACAAACGGCAGAACGAAAGCATCTCCCAAGTCAACCAGTCGTATGGCCACAGCAACCACAAACACACAAGAGGTCTCTGGGAAACCAGTTAAAGTTAACAAGAGCTGGaatgaagaattgaacGATAACGACTGGTTGCAGGACGAAAGCGATCCATGGAATGTGCCTGAGGATCGTCCAAAACCACAGGTCTCGGTTTTAGGGAAAAAAGTGGCACCTAGTGTAAAGCTTTcaatcaagaagaagaaaacgacGATTTTAGCGCCAAGAGGCGGCAGAACCAATGTCACCACCACTGCTACTGCTTCTAAAGCTTCCAcatcaaacaaaacaacaagaagcGAATTCAGCAGTGCCCACAAccaaacaacaaagaaagccAGTGCAGATAGTTGGGATGATGGTGCAGATGCAGACCCTTGGGATACGGACTGGTGA
- the TRS33 gene encoding Trs33p — protein MSSTHNNNVEGSQSVPQSSLTEQQRAQQQYQIFENSLPKISQSAYQMLLNEMVPMAMGIEKQLSGDIVSSESNVASENGNINSMMKKLKIEENHTVDIMSSHNLINELYKAEEVERERVLARLRNMGFQIGSKLSELLIFSNNPNLQFKEMDLLLIMKFVCRDVWKQIFGRQIDNLKTNHRGTFYLLDYDYRPIQSFSLSEEAKDEELKMIEPFLEIPVGIIRGVLSSLGYSSEEVICLASFIDRPTERPKTTFPKGVSFHVQITMSQ, from the coding sequence ATGTCATCGACACATAATAACAATGTAGAAGGTTCTCAATCTGTACCACAAAGTTCGCTGACAGAGCAGCAAAGAGCACAGCAGCAATATCAAATCTTCGAAAACTCATTACCGAAAATAAGTCAATCGGCTTACCAGATGCTGTTAAATGAGATGGTTCCAATGGCAATGGGAATCGAAAAACAGTTATCAGGTGATATTGTTAGTTCTGAAAGCAATGTGGCTTCGGAAAACGGTAATATCAACAGcatgatgaagaaattgaaaatagaGGAAAATCATACTGTAGACATCATGTCTTCACACAATTTGATAAATGAATTGTATAAAGCAGAAGAAGTGGAAAGGGAAAGAGTTCTAGCAAGGCTGAGGAATATGGGGTTCCAGATTGGATCAAAGCTGTCAGAacttttgatattttctaaCAATCCCAATTTacaattcaaagaaatggacCTTTTATTAATAATGAAGTTCGTGTGTAGAGACGTCTGGAAACAAATATTCGGTAGGCAGATTgacaatttgaaaacaaaccaTAGAGGAACTTTCTATCTCCTTGACTATGACTATCGACCTATCCAATCATTCTCTTTAAgtgaagaagcaaaagacGAGGAATTAAAGATGATCGAACCCTTTTTAGAAATACCTGTGGGTATTATTAGAGGCGTGTTATCTTCATTGGGTTATTCCTCTGAAGAGGTCATCTGTTTGGCATCTTTTATCGATAGGCCTACAGAGCGACCTAAAACAACTTTTCCTAAGGGAGTCAGTTTCCATGTTCAAATAACAATGTCACAATAA
- the CIM1 gene encoding mitochondrial HMG-box protein CIM1 → MKATLLLKAHLSSVSYTTKKSFQKQLDRSPYTAFQYFFQIEVQKLHNVSKYDDITNYVKGNSNFKRFTRNEWDNMSLTKKRLYYASFCQSMNIDVWNVSKVELAKRLEIPIPAMSEYLFFRNKFKLKFDSHWSALKPNNYKGHSKPSTAKKNVTEPYSRSRTITSMNNTKPRKRLVAMKRISCSENFPNGQSHDAQKHLYDYMKRFQLMCKECRYAWNEKVDYNQKLEIRKKLQLWRLKFEEMMDNEIQILQNNMDTMSKFGHRSEAYFLTSDPDTNALPNNILPMAFLPKKK, encoded by the coding sequence ATGAAGGCCACTTTATTGTTGAAGGCACATTTGTCTTCTGTTAGCTATAcaaccaaaaaatcattCCAAAAACAACTTGATCGCTCACCGTATACAGCCTTCCAATACTTCTTCCAAATTGAAGTCCAGAAATTACACAACGTCTCAAAGTACGACGATATTACAAATTACGTAAAAGGCAACAGTAATTTTAAAAGATTTACAAGAAATGAATGGGACAACATGTCATTGACCAAGAAGAGGCTGTACTATGCATCATTTTGCCAGTCTATGAACATTGATGTTTGGAATGTCAGTAAAGTTGAACTCGCCAAAAGGCTAGAGATTCCTATACCAGCGATGAGTGAATACTTGTTTTTTAGAAACAAGTTCAAGTTGAAGTTTGACTCTCACTGGAGCGCTTTGAAACCTAATAACTATAAGGGTCACTCGAAACCATCTACcgctaaaaaaaatgttacAGAACCATACTCAAGAAGCCGCACCATCACATCTATGAACAATACGAAACCTCGGAAACGGTTGGTCGCGATGAAGagaatttcttgttcagaGAACTTTCCAAATGGTCAGTCTCATGACGCTCAGAAGCATCTTTATGACTACATGAAAAGGTTTCAGCTAATGTGTAAAGAATGCCGGTATGCTTGGAACGAAAAGGTTGACTATAAccaaaaattggaaataagaaagaaattacAGCTATGGAGGTTGAAATTTGAGGAGATGATGGATAATGAAATACAAATATTGCAAAACAACATGGATACTATGTCAAAATTTGGACACAGAAGCGAAGCATACTTCTTAACGTCGGATCCTGATACAAATGCATTACCAAATAATATTCTTCCCATGGCGtttttgccaaaaaaaaaataa